The sequence below is a genomic window from Chryseobacterium foetidum.
AAATAAATTTGTTTCAAAATTTGTTTCACAAAAATAAGATATTTACAGTTTTATACAACACTTTGTGAATTTTTATTCAAATTAAACCAAATAATTTCAGAAATAATTACGGTAAACCTCATTTACTTAAATAAAAACAAAAAAACCGCTGCACAAAAAGTACAGCGGTCTTGAGATTATTAAAAATATTACTAACAATACTCGTCGTAAGCAGCCTGAAGATTGGCAGCGATGGCTCCCGCAGGATTTCCTTCGATGTGGTGTCTTTCAAGCATGTGTACCAATTCTCCGTCTTTGAAAAGCGCTACACAAGGTGAGCTTGGAGGGAATGGTGCCAAATGTTTTCTGGCTTCAGCTACAGCATCAACGTCATAACCAGCGAAAACAGTTGTTAAATGATCCGGTTTTTTATCTCCTGTAACAGAATAAACAACTCCCGGTCTTGCAGCACCAGCCGCACATCCACAAACAGAATTGATTACCAAAAGTGTTGTTCCTGATTGCTTCAAAGCAGTTTCCACCGCTTCAGGTGTATCTAAATTTTCGAAGCCTTTATCTGTAAGCTCTGCCTTCATCGGCATTACTAAATCTGTTGGATACATATTTTAATTCATTTTTAAATTCGACACAAATTTACAACAATTATATTTTTTAATTGATTTATAAAAACTATTTGAAACTTTAAGAAAAGCAATATTGGGAAATGAATAATAAAATTTGTTTATTCATAAATTTTTGTTAAATTTGAATTGATTCTAAAACCGATTTTACATGAAAGAAAATTGATTCTTGAGGATTATTTATTCACGTAAACTATATTTCAAATAATAAACTTCCCTCTAACTATTACATTTGAAGTTTTAGTTTCAAACAAAATGAAGCCCGAAAATAAATTCTCGGGCTTCTTTAATCAAATCGATATGCAAAGGTTGAATATCCAAAAAATATAACTGATGATCTATAATTGATGAATGATATCAAACATCAATTATCATTGATCAATTGTGTTTACGAAAGCAGCTTCTTCGCCATTTCGGAAATGCTTTTTCCGTCAGATTTTCCTGCGAGGTTTTTTGATGCTGTTCCCATTACTTTTCCTAAATCTTTCATAGATTCGGCACCGGTTTCGGCAATGATGGCTTTTATTTCAGCTTCCAGTTCTTCGGCAGATAACTGTTTTGGTAAATACTGCTCGATTACTTTCATCTGAGCTTCTTCTACTTCTGCCAAATCGTTTCTTCCCTGAGCCATGAACTGGTCATAAGAATCCTTACGCTGCTTCACCATTCTCTGAAGAATAGCGATTTCCTGCTCAGGAGAAAC
It includes:
- a CDS encoding BrxA/BrxB family bacilliredoxin; translation: MYPTDLVMPMKAELTDKGFENLDTPEAVETALKQSGTTLLVINSVCGCAAGAARPGVVYSVTGDKKPDHLTTVFAGYDVDAVAEARKHLAPFPPSSPCVALFKDGELVHMLERHHIEGNPAGAIAANLQAAYDEYC
- a CDS encoding GatB/YqeY domain-containing protein; this encodes MSLELTISEAIKTAMRAKDRVALDSLRAVKSQILLLKTEALGAEVSPEQEIAILQRMVKQRKDSYDQFMAQGRNDLAEVEEAQMKVIEQYLPKQLSAEELEAEIKAIIAETGAESMKDLGKVMGTASKNLAGKSDGKSISEMAKKLLS